In Wenyingzhuangia fucanilytica, the following are encoded in one genomic region:
- a CDS encoding AraC family transcriptional regulator, whose translation MKRLFSKYALNVFEFTLETWPHDSHTHNFYELILIKEGSGKHILNNVSFDYSVGHVFLLTPEDWHEFVIEAPTTFIYIKFTEQIFLEKQNFDKQTIWKEMVETILYKPNTIPECIIKDKEDKKALFQLTGMLLKEYVSNHFYTRALVLELFGAIMLIVARNLEKKNTSNSKVNQLEKEKISKVLSYIRKNIQNKDLLTQQHLAEMFLLSPNYVSTYLKKHTGQGLKSMILETRLMIAERMIKQSTFTIVQIADKVGFNDASHMNKTFKKYRGKNPTAYRKEFNSK comes from the coding sequence ATGAAAAGATTGTTTAGCAAATATGCCTTAAATGTATTTGAGTTTACTTTAGAAACGTGGCCTCATGATTCTCATACTCATAATTTTTATGAATTAATTTTAATTAAAGAAGGGAGTGGAAAACACATTTTAAATAATGTTTCTTTTGATTATAGTGTAGGACATGTGTTTTTGCTAACTCCAGAAGATTGGCATGAGTTTGTTATAGAAGCGCCTACTACATTTATTTATATAAAGTTTACGGAGCAGATATTTTTAGAAAAACAAAATTTTGATAAACAAACCATTTGGAAAGAAATGGTAGAGACTATTTTGTACAAGCCCAATACAATTCCAGAGTGTATTATAAAAGATAAAGAAGATAAAAAAGCATTATTTCAATTAACGGGAATGTTGCTAAAGGAATATGTTTCTAATCATTTTTATACAAGGGCATTAGTCTTAGAACTTTTTGGAGCCATTATGCTAATAGTGGCTAGAAATTTAGAGAAAAAAAATACTTCAAACTCAAAAGTAAATCAACTAGAAAAAGAAAAAATTAGCAAGGTGCTAAGCTATATTAGGAAAAACATACAGAATAAAGATTTGTTAACCCAACAACATTTGGCTGAGATGTTTTTATTGTCTCCCAATTACGTGAGTACTTATTTAAAGAAACATACAGGTCAGGGATTAAAAAGTATGATTTTAGAAACAAGGCTAATGATTGCAGAAAGAATGATTAAACAAAGTACTTTTACTATTGTTCAAATTGCTGATAAAGTAGGCTTTAATGATGCAAGTCACATGAATAAAACTTTTAAAAAATATAGAGGGAAGAATCCCACAGCTTATAGAAAAGAGTTCAATTCTAAATAA
- a CDS encoding uracil-DNA glycosylase family protein — MKELLSNIKQCNICLPHLSDGVNPVLSAHPKSKIAIIGQAPGSIVHKTGIPWDDKSGERLRDWLGVDKTTFYNKQIFAIIPMGFCYPGKGKTGDLPPRKECAPTWHPLLFEQLKHIEIIILIGSYAQNYYLNNAKKTLTATVKNYQEYLPKFIVLPHPSPRNNIWLKKNDWFEKDNLPFLKKHLKKII, encoded by the coding sequence ATGAAAGAATTACTGAGCAACATAAAACAATGTAATATTTGTTTACCACACTTAAGTGATGGAGTAAATCCAGTATTATCTGCACATCCAAAAAGTAAAATTGCCATTATTGGTCAAGCTCCCGGAAGTATTGTTCACAAAACAGGGATTCCTTGGGATGATAAAAGTGGAGAACGTTTGAGAGATTGGTTAGGTGTAGATAAAACAACATTTTACAATAAACAAATTTTTGCCATAATTCCTATGGGGTTTTGCTATCCTGGCAAAGGAAAAACGGGAGATTTACCTCCTAGAAAAGAATGTGCTCCTACTTGGCATCCACTTTTGTTTGAACAACTAAAACATATAGAAATCATTATTCTTATTGGGAGTTATGCTCAAAATTATTATTTAAATAATGCTAAAAAAACACTTACTGCTACTGTTAAAAATTATCAAGAATATCTTCCAAAGTTTATCGTGCTACCTCATCCATCTCCAAGAAATAATATTTGGCTTAAAAAGAACGATTGGTTTGAAAAAGACAATCTTCCGTTTTTAAAAAAACATCTCAAAAAAATTATTTAG
- a CDS encoding efflux RND transporter periplasmic adaptor subunit, producing MKISITYIISSLLVLSILTSCKGATESNNHHEEESHEEHHETNTHLTKNQIASIGLKLGDFSKIKVNDYVKATGVLGLPPNAYAFVNAKSAGIVSGHKKFIEGNFINKNEIIAYLEHPDFIAKQQEFLITKAKLDLQKMELKRQQELMEAQAGVAKSLQTAKAELDILKATYMGLSQQLSYLGINTTSLSPDNIQKQIPIRSPMSGYITKINMHNGVFVQPSTSLMEIVADDHLHLELDVFEKDIEKIKVGQKISYTTPAVNSILYQGEISVIGKEFNSTSKTVRVHGHLEGKRPIFLKDLFINAKIWMNDITVNALPENAIINEGNNSFIYAVLNENDEETEFLKINIKTGATNNGYTQVTPIDKIPENAKIVTEGAYYVYAQSKNGELSHEH from the coding sequence ATGAAAATATCTATAACATATATTATTAGCAGTTTACTTGTACTAAGCATTCTAACATCTTGTAAAGGGGCTACAGAAAGTAATAATCATCATGAAGAAGAATCACACGAAGAACATCATGAAACCAATACACATTTAACCAAAAATCAAATAGCAAGTATTGGTTTAAAGTTGGGAGATTTTTCTAAAATAAAAGTAAACGATTATGTAAAAGCTACAGGAGTATTGGGATTACCCCCTAATGCTTATGCTTTTGTAAATGCTAAATCGGCAGGAATTGTATCTGGACATAAAAAATTTATTGAAGGTAATTTCATCAATAAAAACGAAATAATTGCCTATTTAGAACATCCTGATTTTATTGCTAAACAACAAGAATTTTTAATTACCAAAGCAAAGTTAGATTTGCAAAAAATGGAACTAAAAAGACAACAAGAATTGATGGAAGCCCAAGCGGGAGTTGCTAAAAGTTTACAAACTGCCAAAGCAGAACTTGATATATTAAAAGCTACTTATATGGGATTGTCTCAACAATTGTCTTATTTGGGAATTAACACTACATCACTTAGCCCAGATAATATTCAAAAACAAATTCCGATTAGATCTCCTATGAGTGGATATATTACTAAAATTAACATGCACAATGGAGTATTTGTACAGCCTAGCACCTCTTTAATGGAAATTGTAGCCGATGATCACTTACATTTAGAATTAGATGTTTTTGAAAAAGACATTGAAAAAATTAAAGTAGGACAAAAAATTAGCTATACCACTCCAGCCGTAAACAGTATTTTGTATCAAGGAGAAATTAGTGTAATTGGTAAAGAGTTTAACAGTACTTCTAAAACCGTAAGAGTTCACGGACACTTAGAAGGAAAAAGACCTATATTTTTAAAAGATTTATTTATCAATGCAAAAATTTGGATGAATGATATAACTGTAAATGCTTTGCCAGAAAATGCTATTATTAATGAAGGTAACAACAGTTTTATATACGCTGTTCTAAATGAAAATGATGAAGAAACTGAATTCCTAAAAATTAATATTAAAACAGGAGCTACCAACAATGGTTATACGCAAGTTACTCCTATTGATAAAATACCTGAAAATGCAAAAATTGTAACCGAAGGAGCATATTATGTTTATGCGCAATCTAAGAACGGAGAATTAAGTCACGAACATTAA
- a CDS encoding 2OG-Fe(II) oxygenase yields the protein MNNELTTVQEELQFEALIDGLLNNQYGFTESFLDIDIISGLRNNLFKYRENGEMYPAGIGKKFDYQKNTLVRGDLIKWFDENTTDKYERLLLDKINRFITYLNRTCYTSINASEFHYATYEVNSFYKRHLDQFKSEKGRKFSLVIYLNEDWSTEDGGKLSLYINETKIDDVYPLEGRAVFFKSDELEHEVHPSFTRNRISIAGWLKSV from the coding sequence ATGAATAACGAATTAACCACAGTACAAGAAGAGCTTCAGTTTGAAGCTTTGATTGATGGACTCTTAAATAATCAGTACGGATTTACAGAGAGTTTTTTGGATATTGACATTATTTCTGGACTAAGAAACAATCTTTTTAAATACAGAGAAAATGGTGAAATGTATCCAGCAGGAATCGGTAAAAAGTTCGACTATCAAAAAAACACTTTGGTAAGAGGAGATTTAATTAAATGGTTTGATGAAAACACTACCGATAAATATGAACGTTTATTATTAGATAAAATAAACAGGTTTATTACTTATTTAAACAGAACTTGTTACACCTCTATAAACGCATCAGAATTTCACTATGCTACATATGAGGTTAACAGTTTTTACAAACGTCATTTAGATCAATTTAAAAGTGAAAAAGGAAGAAAATTTTCTTTAGTGATTTACTTAAACGAAGATTGGTCTACAGAAGATGGTGGAAAATTATCGTTGTATATTAACGAAACTAAAATAGATGATGTATATCCACTAGAAGGTAGGGCTGTATTTTTTAAAAGTGATGAATTAGAACACGAAGTGCATCCTTCTTTTACAAGAAATAGAATCAGTATTGCAGGCTGGTTAAAAAGTGTTTAA
- a CDS encoding polysaccharide deacetylase family protein: MKPFIKSTFILSLFIMVTTNIQAQKKQQYWPNNAQLVISFSMQFETGGQPEGAESPFSGNPLPKGNFDFPAESWFRYGAKEGVYRMLRLWKKHNIKVTSHVVGEAAIKYPKVAKAIADGGHEIAAHGIAWDDQWNMSYKDEYNFIKKGIDTVETITGQRGIGYNANWLRRGPNTLKILQDLGFLYHIDDLSHDEPFITKVRGKNFVVMPYTLRNNDIVNIAGKNWSPDQFLAQLKAEFDQLYEEGASQRRMMSISLHDRIGGAPSIVHVVDEFIEYAKKHKGVVFMRKDDIAKMIQNDPNTPIDNSEIEFNK; the protein is encoded by the coding sequence ATGAAACCTTTTATAAAATCGACATTTATCCTTAGTCTTTTCATTATGGTAACTACCAATATTCAAGCACAAAAAAAGCAACAATATTGGCCAAATAATGCCCAATTAGTGATTTCATTCTCTATGCAGTTTGAAACTGGTGGACAACCTGAAGGTGCAGAAAGTCCTTTTTCAGGAAATCCGTTACCAAAAGGAAATTTTGATTTTCCTGCAGAAAGTTGGTTTAGATATGGAGCCAAAGAGGGAGTTTATAGAATGTTAAGGTTGTGGAAAAAACACAACATTAAAGTAACTTCTCATGTGGTTGGAGAAGCTGCTATTAAATACCCCAAAGTAGCCAAAGCCATTGCAGATGGCGGACATGAAATTGCGGCACATGGTATTGCATGGGATGACCAATGGAATATGAGTTATAAAGATGAATATAATTTTATTAAAAAAGGAATTGACACTGTAGAAACCATAACCGGACAACGAGGAATTGGATACAATGCCAATTGGCTAAGAAGAGGTCCTAATACTTTAAAAATATTACAAGATTTAGGTTTCCTTTATCACATTGATGATTTAAGTCATGACGAACCCTTTATCACTAAAGTTCGTGGTAAAAACTTTGTGGTGATGCCTTATACTTTAAGAAATAATGATATTGTAAATATTGCAGGAAAAAATTGGAGTCCAGATCAATTTTTAGCTCAATTAAAAGCTGAGTTTGATCAATTATATGAAGAAGGTGCCAGTCAACGTAGAATGATGAGTATTAGTTTACATGATAGAATTGGAGGCGCTCCATCAATAGTACATGTGGTTGATGAATTTATTGAATATGCTAAAAAACACAAAGGAGTAGTTTTTATGAGAAAAGATGATATTGCCAAAATGATTCAAAACGACCCCAACACTCCAATTGACAATTCCGAGATAGAGTTCAACAAGTAA
- a CDS encoding GMP reductase — MRIEYDIKLGFKDVMIRPKRSTLKSRAQVNLDREFKFLNSKASWSGVPIMAANMDTVGTFQMALALSEHCIFTAVHKHYSTQEWNQFLKTAPKGIENYIAISTGTGVKDAEKLKLVLAENPHLKFICIDVANGYSEHFVGFVQNTRNLYPDKVIIAGNVVTGEMVEELLLSGADIIKVGIGPGSVCTTRVKTGVGYPQLSAIIECADAAHGLGGQIISDGGCATPGDVAKAFGAGADFVMLGGMLAGHDESGGELIEKNGEKFKQFYGMSSATAMEKHVGGVAEYRASEGKTVEVPYRGKVALTIQDILGGIRSTCTYVGAQRLKELTKRTTFIRVAEQENRVYTK; from the coding sequence ATGAGAATTGAATATGATATCAAACTAGGTTTTAAAGATGTAATGATTAGACCTAAACGTTCTACTTTAAAAAGTAGAGCTCAAGTAAATTTAGATAGAGAGTTTAAGTTTTTAAATTCTAAAGCAAGTTGGAGTGGTGTACCCATTATGGCTGCGAATATGGATACTGTTGGGACATTTCAAATGGCTTTAGCATTATCAGAACATTGTATTTTTACAGCTGTTCATAAGCATTATTCTACTCAAGAATGGAATCAATTTTTAAAAACAGCTCCCAAAGGAATAGAAAATTATATTGCCATTAGTACTGGTACAGGCGTTAAGGATGCTGAAAAATTAAAGCTTGTATTGGCTGAAAATCCTCATTTAAAATTCATTTGTATTGATGTAGCAAATGGATACTCAGAACATTTTGTAGGTTTTGTTCAGAATACAAGAAATTTATATCCAGATAAAGTAATTATTGCAGGGAATGTAGTAACAGGAGAAATGGTAGAAGAATTATTACTATCTGGTGCAGATATCATTAAAGTAGGTATTGGGCCTGGTTCTGTTTGTACTACAAGAGTAAAAACAGGAGTTGGTTATCCGCAACTATCAGCTATTATAGAATGTGCTGATGCTGCTCATGGTTTAGGTGGTCAAATTATTAGTGATGGAGGTTGTGCTACTCCAGGAGATGTGGCAAAGGCCTTTGGTGCCGGAGCAGATTTTGTAATGTTAGGAGGTATGCTAGCAGGTCATGATGAAAGTGGAGGGGAGTTGATCGAAAAAAATGGAGAAAAATTTAAACAGTTTTACGGAATGAGTTCTGCTACTGCAATGGAAAAACACGTAGGAGGTGTGGCAGAATATAGAGCTAGTGAAGGAAAAACGGTAGAAGTGCCTTATAGAGGAAAAGTAGCGTTAACCATTCAGGATATTTTGGGAGGAATTAGAAGTACCTGTACTTATGTAGGAGCACAGCGTTTAAAAGAATTAACCAAAAGAACTACTTTTATTAGAGTAGCAGAGCAAGAAAATAGAGTGTATACTAAATAA